From Streptomyces sp. TLI_053, a single genomic window includes:
- a CDS encoding SpoIIE family protein phosphatase: MPRAGTPTVGPQRDHADARPADARPAATAVTRLAATVENLRAELARARADAAGRSLVEMAAGVLVERLRCGPTEAAGQLTALAEQAGVPVLELAAELVNEVAADRISAIAREFVTSSVDRGSGERASGGRTSGDPSSAEGSSAEGSSAERPSVGRSEEAAVRLRAAEAHSLAAGDSESVARSMLATALRPLGAVAVAIWAAHPDQSLTLEGSAGFGEAEARRWRYVPPGVSTPARRALDERETVVHPTLVHAALPTIGQHEYTGGRIAVPAGTGGRLIGVLEICWPADLPPRSQSLQRQFEALAELCATTLETWTDSAGSKRTDHEFDDLQRLTDGVLDPCLILRLAPGRAELPLEFAVRHVNPAFVDFAGRPNSAVAGARLLEAYPLAAEAGGLAEKVEHVFATGEPFRATDMRLAATVDGIPLLARAQVSISRHGRHIVVIWRLDDGTPRVARLLQHAQRLGRIGGFEENVQTGQIAWNETLFELHGLPPSARPIALDRLAEHAHPDDRPAIGRFLRTLLHHRRPAATAFRLQRSDGVARHIRVVAEPVHDENAALTTVRGAYQDVSAQHWTEVALAATRDQLAHSEQQAAERSRLALQLQHAIMPPARGPLTLHDLQVAVRYRPAEKDHLVGGDWYDTLALPSGEILLCVGDVAGHGIEAATGMVALRNALRGLAATGAGPAQLLTWLNSVTHHLTDNVTATAVCALYHPGTRRLRWARAGHLPPVLLRAGRASALPQPGGILLGALDHADYEESHLDLEAGDTLVMFTDGLIERRDESVQASLDSLMSLSEKTSHAEDGTPDSLASHLDHLLRYSSADTDDDTCLVGIAVDRATGAPEE; the protein is encoded by the coding sequence TTGCCCCGCGCCGGAACCCCCACCGTCGGACCGCAGCGCGACCACGCGGACGCCCGGCCCGCCGACGCCCGCCCGGCCGCCACCGCCGTCACCCGCCTCGCCGCCACGGTGGAGAACCTCCGCGCGGAGCTCGCCCGGGCCCGGGCCGACGCCGCCGGCCGCTCCCTGGTGGAGATGGCCGCCGGCGTCCTGGTCGAACGGCTGCGGTGCGGCCCGACGGAGGCGGCCGGCCAGCTCACCGCGCTCGCCGAACAGGCCGGTGTGCCCGTGCTGGAGCTCGCCGCCGAACTGGTCAACGAGGTCGCGGCCGACCGGATCTCCGCCATCGCGCGCGAGTTCGTCACCTCCTCCGTGGACCGTGGCTCCGGGGAGCGTGCCTCCGGGGGCCGTACCTCCGGGGACCCTTCCTCGGCGGAGGGTTCCTCGGCGGAGGGTTCCTCGGCGGAGCGTCCGTCGGTGGGCCGTTCCGAGGAGGCCGCGGTGCGCCTGCGCGCCGCCGAGGCGCACAGCCTGGCCGCCGGTGACAGCGAGTCGGTGGCCCGCTCGATGCTCGCGACCGCGCTGCGCCCGCTGGGCGCCGTCGCCGTCGCGATCTGGGCCGCCCACCCCGACCAGTCGCTGACCCTGGAAGGCAGCGCGGGCTTCGGCGAGGCCGAGGCCCGCCGCTGGCGCTACGTCCCGCCCGGCGTGTCCACCCCGGCCCGGCGGGCGCTCGACGAACGGGAAACGGTCGTCCACCCCACCCTCGTGCACGCGGCACTGCCGACCATCGGCCAGCACGAGTACACCGGCGGGCGCATCGCGGTTCCCGCCGGGACCGGCGGACGGCTGATCGGCGTGCTGGAGATCTGCTGGCCCGCCGACCTGCCCCCGCGGTCCCAGTCGCTCCAGCGCCAGTTCGAGGCGCTGGCGGAACTCTGCGCCACCACCCTGGAGACCTGGACCGATTCCGCCGGTTCCAAGCGCACCGACCACGAGTTCGACGACCTCCAGCGGCTCACCGACGGCGTCCTCGACCCCTGCCTGATCCTCCGGCTCGCACCCGGCCGCGCCGAACTGCCCCTGGAGTTCGCGGTCCGGCACGTCAACCCCGCGTTCGTCGACTTCGCCGGCCGGCCGAACAGCGCGGTCGCCGGCGCGCGCCTGCTGGAGGCCTATCCGCTGGCCGCCGAGGCCGGGGGCCTGGCCGAGAAGGTCGAGCACGTCTTCGCGACCGGCGAGCCGTTCCGCGCCACGGACATGCGCCTGGCCGCCACCGTCGACGGCATCCCGCTGCTCGCCCGGGCCCAGGTCAGCATCAGCCGGCACGGCCGGCACATCGTGGTGATCTGGCGGCTCGACGACGGCACGCCGAGGGTGGCCCGGCTCCTCCAGCACGCGCAGCGCCTGGGACGGATCGGCGGCTTCGAGGAGAACGTCCAGACCGGCCAGATCGCCTGGAACGAGACCCTGTTCGAGCTGCACGGCCTGCCTCCCAGCGCCCGGCCGATCGCCCTGGACCGGCTCGCCGAGCACGCGCATCCCGACGACCGCCCGGCGATCGGCCGGTTCCTGCGCACCCTGCTGCACCACCGGCGGCCGGCCGCCACCGCCTTCCGGCTCCAGCGCTCCGACGGCGTGGCGCGCCACATCCGCGTCGTCGCCGAGCCGGTGCACGACGAGAACGCGGCGCTCACCACCGTGCGCGGCGCCTACCAGGACGTCTCCGCGCAGCACTGGACCGAGGTCGCCCTCGCCGCCACCCGCGACCAGCTGGCGCACAGCGAGCAGCAGGCCGCCGAACGCAGCCGCCTCGCCCTCCAGCTGCAGCACGCCATCATGCCGCCCGCCCGCGGACCGCTCACCCTGCACGACCTCCAGGTCGCCGTGCGCTACCGGCCCGCGGAGAAGGACCACCTGGTCGGCGGGGACTGGTACGACACCCTCGCTCTGCCGTCCGGCGAGATCCTGCTGTGCGTCGGCGACGTCGCCGGGCACGGCATCGAGGCCGCGACCGGCATGGTCGCCCTGCGCAACGCCCTGCGCGGCCTAGCCGCCACCGGCGCCGGTCCGGCCCAGTTGCTGACCTGGCTCAACAGCGTCACCCACCACCTCACCGACAACGTGACGGCCACCGCCGTCTGCGCGCTGTACCACCCCGGGACGCGGCGGCTGCGCTGGGCCCGGGCCGGCCACCTGCCGCCGGTGCTGCTGCGCGCGGGCCGGGCCAGCGCGCTGCCGCAGCCGGGCGGGATCCTGCTCGGCGCGCTCGACCACGCCGACTACGAGGAGTCGCACCTCGACCTCGAGGCCGGCGACACGCTGGTGATGTTCACCGACGGTCTCATCGAACGCCGCGACGAGTCCGTCCAGGCTTCGCTGGACAGCCTGATGTCGCTGAGCGAGAAGACGTCCCATGCTGAGGACGGCACCCCCGACTCGCTGGCGAGCCACCTGGACCACCTGCTGCGCTACAGCAGCGCGGACACCGACGACGACACCTGTCTGGTCGGCATCGCGGTCGACCGGGCGACCGGCGCGCCGGAGGAGTGA